In the Deinococcus ficus genome, one interval contains:
- a CDS encoding adenylate kinase, which yields MTQNNKVVIFLGPPGAGKGTQAARLAAEQNLVQLSTGDILRDHVARDTELGRQVKPILDAGHLVPDDILIALIRDRLAGMEPVRVIFDGFPRTTAQAEALDVLLEELGAPASAVPLLEVPDQVLIDRIVDRGRQAAERGEKVRSDDNEETARRRQQVYREQTQPLIDYYAARGHLYTVNGVGSMDEVYSRITQGMK from the coding sequence GTGACTCAGAACAACAAGGTCGTGATCTTCCTCGGCCCCCCCGGGGCCGGGAAGGGAACCCAGGCGGCGAGGCTCGCTGCCGAACAGAACCTCGTGCAGCTCAGCACCGGCGACATCCTGCGCGACCACGTCGCCCGGGACACCGAACTCGGCCGGCAGGTCAAACCCATCCTGGATGCCGGGCACCTCGTGCCGGACGACATCCTGATCGCCCTGATCCGCGACCGGCTGGCCGGCATGGAACCGGTGCGCGTGATCTTCGACGGCTTCCCCCGCACCACCGCCCAGGCCGAAGCGCTGGACGTGCTGCTGGAAGAACTCGGCGCGCCCGCGAGCGCCGTGCCGCTGCTGGAAGTGCCGGACCAGGTCCTGATTGACCGGATCGTGGACCGTGGCCGGCAGGCTGCCGAGCGCGGCGAGAAGGTCCGCAGCGACGACAACGAGGAGACCGCCCGCCGGCGCCAGCAGGTGTACCGCGAGCAGACCCAGCCCCTGATCGACTACTACGCCGCGCGCGGGCACCTGTACACCGTGAACGGCGTGGGCAGCATGGACGAGGTCTACAGCCGCATCACCCAGGGCATGAAGTAA
- the rpsE gene encoding 30S ribosomal protein S5, whose protein sequence is MTFNRRNDRNMERETSEFEEKMLFVNRTSKTYQGGRRFRFAALVILGDRNGRVGMGIGKAKEVPVAIEKAKSIARKNMITVPVENGTIPHEIVGENSTSRVLLKPASAGTGVIAGTVPRSIAELAGITNMLSKELGSRNKVNVAYAVFDGFKNLRTAKQVRALRGTAEAAPTTGGAQ, encoded by the coding sequence TTGACTTTTAATCGTCGGAACGACCGCAACATGGAGCGCGAAACGAGCGAATTCGAAGAGAAGATGCTGTTCGTCAACCGCACCAGCAAGACCTACCAGGGCGGGCGCCGCTTCCGCTTCGCCGCGCTGGTCATCCTCGGCGACCGCAACGGCCGCGTGGGCATGGGCATCGGCAAGGCCAAGGAAGTGCCCGTGGCCATCGAGAAAGCCAAGAGCATCGCCCGCAAGAACATGATCACCGTGCCCGTCGAGAACGGCACCATCCCCCACGAGATCGTCGGGGAGAACAGCACCAGCCGCGTGCTGCTCAAGCCCGCCAGCGCCGGTACCGGCGTGATCGCCGGCACCGTGCCCCGCAGCATCGCCGAACTGGCCGGTATCACCAACATGCTCTCCAAGGAACTCGGCAGCCGCAACAAGGTGAACGTCGCGTACGCGGTGTTCGACGGCTTCAAGAACCTCCGCACCGCCAAGCAGGTCCGCGCGCTGCGCGGCACCGCCGAAGCGGCGCCGACCACCGGAGGCGCCCAGTAA
- the secY gene encoding preprotein translocase subunit SecY: MLRAFRDAFRIPDLQRKILFTLLLLAVYRLGNSIPTPGVNSAALSNANSGGLFGLISMISGGNLSQFSIFALGVLPYITASIVIQLLTTTIPALEKLSKEGEEGRKKINQYTRYAAIGLGALQATFFASFINSNASYIAVGWEPGLFTILVMVLTQVAGIAFTMWLGERMTEVGIGNGISLIITAGIIAAYPREIAATAELLRTDAVQLTAIIAFVAVIIATIAGIVYVYQGERRVPVTYARARSGTAGAKGAGQATWLPIKVNQAGVIPVIFASAMLIIPNLIQQATLTRAPDVSAWLGTNLAFGTPLYLALESVLIFGFTYLYNSVQFDPKRIAEQLREAGGFIPGVRPGLPTAEFLGHISSRLSLWGAIFLVVLTILPQIVQRATGISTFQFSGTGLLIIVGVALETLKQLEAQLTVRRYDGFISKGRIRGRLNS; this comes from the coding sequence ATGCTCCGCGCCTTCCGCGACGCCTTCCGGATTCCGGATCTCCAGCGGAAGATTCTCTTCACCCTGCTGCTGCTCGCCGTGTACCGCTTGGGGAACTCGATCCCCACCCCAGGCGTGAACAGCGCCGCCCTGAGTAACGCGAACTCGGGCGGCCTGTTCGGTTTGATCAGCATGATCTCGGGCGGGAACCTTTCGCAATTCTCGATCTTCGCGCTCGGCGTGCTGCCGTACATCACGGCCAGCATCGTCATCCAGCTGCTGACCACCACCATTCCCGCGCTGGAAAAACTCAGCAAGGAAGGGGAAGAGGGCCGCAAGAAGATCAACCAGTACACCCGCTACGCCGCCATCGGCCTGGGTGCGCTGCAGGCGACCTTCTTCGCGAGCTTCATCAACAGCAACGCCAGCTACATCGCGGTCGGCTGGGAACCGGGCCTGTTCACCATCCTGGTCATGGTCCTCACGCAGGTCGCCGGGATCGCGTTCACCATGTGGCTCGGCGAGCGCATGACCGAAGTCGGCATCGGCAACGGCATCAGCCTCATCATCACCGCCGGCATCATCGCCGCGTACCCCCGCGAGATCGCCGCCACCGCCGAACTCCTGCGCACGGACGCGGTGCAGCTCACCGCCATCATCGCCTTCGTGGCCGTGATCATCGCGACCATCGCCGGCATCGTGTACGTGTACCAGGGCGAGCGCCGCGTGCCCGTCACGTACGCCCGCGCGCGCAGCGGCACCGCCGGCGCCAAGGGGGCCGGTCAGGCCACCTGGCTGCCCATCAAGGTGAACCAGGCCGGCGTGATCCCCGTGATCTTCGCCTCGGCCATGCTGATCATTCCCAACCTGATCCAGCAGGCCACCCTGACCCGCGCGCCCGACGTCAGCGCCTGGCTGGGCACCAACCTCGCCTTCGGCACGCCGCTGTACCTCGCGCTGGAATCCGTGCTGATCTTCGGGTTCACGTACCTGTACAACAGCGTGCAGTTTGACCCCAAACGCATCGCGGAGCAGCTGCGCGAGGCCGGCGGGTTTATTCCCGGCGTCCGTCCCGGCCTGCCCACCGCGGAGTTCCTGGGGCACATCAGCAGCCGCCTGAGCCTGTGGGGCGCGATCTTCCTGGTCGTCCTGACGATCCTGCCGCAGATCGTGCAGCGCGCCACCGGCATCAGCACCTTCCAGTTCAGCGGCACCGGGCTCCTGATCATCGTGGGCGTCGCCCTCGAAACGCTCAAGCAGCTCGAAGCCCAGCTGACGGTCCGCCGGTACGACGGGTTCATCAGCAAGGGCCGCATCCGCGGCCGCCTGAACAGCTGA
- the rpmD gene encoding 50S ribosomal protein L30: MKIKLVRSVIGRPQYQVDTVKALGLKKIGESREVNDTPAIRGMVETVKHLLEVEA, translated from the coding sequence ATGAAAATCAAGCTCGTTCGCAGCGTCATCGGCCGTCCCCAGTACCAGGTGGACACCGTCAAGGCGCTGGGCCTGAAGAAGATCGGCGAGAGCCGTGAAGTCAACGACACCCCCGCGATCCGCGGGATGGTCGAAACCGTCAAGCACCTGCTGGAGGTGGAAGCGTGA
- the rplR gene encoding 50S ribosomal protein L18 — protein sequence MATATTIRRKLRARRKVRTAAGERPRLSVFRSSKHIYAQIIDDTNGTTLAAASSASVKSGTKTDTAAAVGKALAEAAAAKGVKQVVFDRGQYKYHGRVKALADAAREGGLDF from the coding sequence ATGGCTACCGCAACCACCATCCGCCGCAAACTGCGCGCCCGCCGCAAGGTCCGCACCGCCGCCGGCGAACGCCCCCGCCTCAGCGTGTTCCGCTCCAGCAAGCACATCTACGCGCAGATCATCGATGATACGAACGGCACCACGCTCGCCGCTGCTTCCAGCGCCAGCGTGAAATCCGGAACCAAGACCGACACCGCCGCCGCCGTGGGCAAGGCCCTGGCCGAAGCCGCCGCTGCGAAGGGTGTCAAGCAGGTCGTGTTCGACCGTGGTCAGTACAAGTACCACGGCCGTGTGAAGGCGCTCGCGGACGCGGCGCGGGAGGGTGGCCTTGACTTTTAA
- a CDS encoding M48 family metalloprotease: MQEQRQTALERAWQRVVDREAQRIREAFIQGQGRLAPARPAFAYSLAALVLLGYVLVAALGAWLVVWGFGWWGTGPTNGPRLTFALILAAPLLGYVALAFPRPQVPPGRVVTAEQAPEFHRLIGEVAAQLGVKAPERVQLDGDVNAFMGRAGLPPRPVLGLGLPLWYGLPAQERVAILAHELAHQRNGDPARGSLIWAALTMLAQAVQVLTPDGLGSGVPLVPYLLLALRLLPLGLYAALVSAIGAEQQTAEYRADLMAAQVAGSDAAAGALDKLHLSQALESALHKQRHMPERPHAFLELRHIWDTVPDAQRQQKREEYAARRARLDDSHPATVDRLQVVRAFPQPPALVLDEAWSARIDAELTPFVKPLEQQAFEAYQERYASW, from the coding sequence ATGCAGGAGCAACGGCAGACGGCCCTGGAACGGGCCTGGCAGCGGGTGGTGGACCGCGAGGCGCAGCGCATCCGGGAGGCGTTCATTCAGGGGCAGGGCCGGCTGGCCCCGGCGCGCCCGGCGTTCGCGTACTCGCTGGCGGCCCTGGTGCTGCTCGGGTACGTCCTGGTGGCCGCGCTGGGCGCGTGGCTGGTCGTGTGGGGCTTCGGGTGGTGGGGAACCGGGCCCACAAACGGGCCGCGCCTGACCTTCGCACTGATCCTGGCTGCGCCGCTGCTGGGGTACGTGGCCCTGGCCTTCCCGCGCCCGCAGGTGCCGCCCGGCCGGGTGGTCACGGCGGAGCAGGCGCCGGAATTTCACCGCCTGATCGGCGAGGTGGCCGCGCAGCTCGGCGTGAAGGCGCCGGAGCGCGTGCAGCTGGACGGGGACGTGAACGCCTTCATGGGCCGCGCCGGTCTGCCGCCCCGGCCGGTGCTGGGCCTGGGGCTGCCGCTGTGGTACGGCCTGCCTGCACAGGAGCGCGTGGCGATCCTGGCCCATGAGCTGGCGCACCAGCGCAACGGCGACCCGGCGCGCGGCAGCCTGATCTGGGCGGCCCTGACCATGCTGGCGCAGGCCGTTCAGGTGCTCACTCCGGACGGCCTGGGCAGCGGCGTTCCGCTGGTGCCGTACCTGCTGCTGGCCCTGCGGCTGCTTCCGCTGGGGTTGTACGCGGCGCTGGTCAGCGCCATCGGCGCGGAGCAGCAGACGGCCGAGTACCGCGCGGACCTGATGGCCGCGCAGGTGGCCGGCTCCGACGCGGCCGCGGGCGCCCTGGACAAGCTGCACCTGAGTCAGGCGCTGGAAAGCGCGTTGCACAAGCAGCGGCACATGCCCGAGCGGCCCCACGCCTTCCTGGAACTGCGGCACATCTGGGACACCGTGCCGGACGCGCAGCGGCAGCAGAAACGCGAGGAGTACGCGGCCCGCCGCGCCCGCCTGGACGACTCGCACCCCGCGACCGTGGACCGCCTTCAGGTCGTGCGGGCCTTCCCGCAGCCCCCGGCCCTAGTCCTGGATGAGGCGTGGAGCGCCCGGATCGACGCGGAGCTCACGCCGTTCGTGAAGCCGCTGGAACAGCAGGCCTTCGAGGCGTACCAGGAACGGTACGCCTCCTGGTAG
- the rplO gene encoding 50S ribosomal protein L15, whose protein sequence is MKLHDLKPTPGSRKDRKRVGRGPGGTDKTAGRGHKGQKSRSGAGKGQFFEGGRSRLIARLPKRGFNNVGTTYEIVKLSQLDGIEADTLDRTAFEVLGLVRRRGRPVKLLASGEVTRALTIHVDAASQAAIQAVEAAGGKVILPEAQTSTDDAKAE, encoded by the coding sequence GTGAAGCTCCACGACCTGAAACCCACCCCCGGAAGCCGCAAGGACCGCAAACGCGTCGGTCGCGGCCCCGGCGGCACCGACAAGACCGCCGGCCGCGGCCACAAGGGCCAGAAGAGCCGCAGCGGCGCCGGCAAGGGCCAGTTCTTCGAAGGTGGCCGCAGCCGCCTGATCGCCCGCCTGCCCAAGCGCGGCTTCAACAACGTCGGCACCACCTACGAGATCGTCAAGCTCAGCCAGCTCGACGGCATTGAGGCCGACACCCTGGACCGCACCGCCTTCGAGGTGCTGGGCCTGGTGCGCCGCCGCGGCCGCCCCGTGAAACTCCTCGCCAGCGGTGAAGTGACCCGCGCCCTGACCATCCACGTGGACGCCGCCAGCCAGGCCGCGATCCAGGCCGTGGAAGCCGCCGGCGGGAAGGTCATCCTGCCCGAAGCCCAGACCAGCACCGACGACGCGAAGGCGGAGTAA
- the rplF gene encoding 50S ribosomal protein L6 codes for MSRIGKQPIAVPSGVTVNAQDGVFKVKGPKGELTVPYNNELTIRQDGDQLLVERPSDQQRHRALHGLTRTLVANAVKGVSDGYTINLELKGVGYRAKLAGKNLEMAIGYSHPVVIEPPAGVTFTVPEPTKIDVSGIDKQLVGQVAANVRKVRKPDAYHGKGVRFVGQQIALKAGKAGATGGKGKK; via the coding sequence ATGTCCCGTATCGGAAAACAGCCCATCGCCGTGCCCAGCGGCGTGACCGTGAACGCCCAGGACGGCGTGTTCAAGGTCAAGGGCCCCAAAGGCGAACTGACCGTTCCCTACAACAACGAACTGACCATCCGCCAGGACGGCGACCAGCTGCTCGTCGAGCGCCCCAGTGACCAGCAGCGTCACCGCGCCCTGCACGGCCTGACCCGCACCCTGGTCGCCAACGCCGTCAAGGGCGTCAGCGACGGCTACACCATCAACCTGGAACTGAAGGGCGTCGGTTACCGCGCCAAGCTGGCCGGGAAGAACCTGGAAATGGCGATCGGTTACAGCCACCCCGTCGTGATCGAACCGCCCGCCGGCGTGACCTTCACCGTGCCCGAACCCACCAAGATCGACGTCAGCGGCATCGACAAGCAGCTGGTCGGCCAGGTGGCCGCCAACGTCCGCAAGGTCCGCAAACCCGACGCCTACCACGGCAAGGGCGTGCGCTTCGTCGGTCAGCAGATCGCCCTCAAGGCTGGTAAAGCCGGCGCCACGGGCGGGAAAGGGAAGAAATAA
- a CDS encoding aldo/keto reductase family protein — protein sequence MEFRNVGKSGLKVSEIALGGWETYGISDDASKMVKDIVHAAYDAGVNYFDQADVYARGRSEELMGAVLRDFPRHTLVIASKVFWPMSDHVNDRGLSRKHVLESIDGTLRRLGTDYLDIYFAHRYDPNVPMEEIVMAFDQVIRDGKALYWGTSMWPAARIAEAIGFARAHGLHAPITEQPEYSMIHRDRVEKEILPFTEGAGVGLVVWSPLAMGLLTGKYDQGRPEGARLTEKEQWAKNFLTEENIQKVRDLKPIADDLGITRAQLALAWLLRQKGVSSVITGATKVSQIQDTVKAAGVKLDEDVQRRIEEILQPA from the coding sequence ATGGAATTCCGGAATGTCGGGAAGAGTGGCCTGAAAGTCAGCGAGATCGCCCTGGGCGGCTGGGAGACCTACGGCATCAGCGACGACGCCTCGAAGATGGTCAAGGACATCGTGCACGCCGCGTACGACGCCGGCGTGAACTACTTCGACCAGGCCGACGTGTACGCCCGCGGTCGCAGCGAGGAACTGATGGGCGCCGTGCTGCGCGACTTCCCGCGGCACACCCTGGTCATCGCCAGCAAGGTCTTCTGGCCCATGAGCGACCACGTCAACGACCGCGGCCTGAGCCGCAAGCACGTGCTGGAAAGCATCGACGGCACGCTGCGGCGCCTGGGCACCGACTACCTGGACATCTACTTCGCGCACCGCTACGACCCGAACGTGCCCATGGAGGAGATCGTGATGGCCTTCGATCAGGTCATCCGCGACGGCAAGGCCCTGTACTGGGGCACCAGCATGTGGCCCGCCGCCCGCATTGCCGAGGCGATCGGCTTTGCCCGCGCGCACGGCCTGCACGCCCCCATCACCGAGCAGCCCGAGTACTCCATGATTCACCGCGACCGTGTGGAGAAAGAAATCCTGCCCTTCACCGAGGGGGCCGGCGTGGGGCTGGTCGTCTGGAGCCCGCTGGCGATGGGCCTGCTGACCGGCAAGTACGATCAGGGCCGCCCGGAAGGCGCGCGCCTGACCGAGAAGGAGCAGTGGGCGAAGAACTTCCTGACCGAGGAAAACATTCAGAAGGTCCGGGACCTCAAACCCATCGCCGACGACCTGGGCATTACCCGCGCGCAGCTGGCCCTGGCGTGGCTGCTGCGCCAGAAGGGCGTGAGCAGCGTGATCACGGGTGCCACGAAGGTCAGCCAGATTCAGGACACCGTGAAGGCCGCCGGCGTGAAACTGGACGAGGACGTGCAGCGCCGCATCGAGGAGATCCTGCAGCCCGCCTGA